A genomic segment from Saimiri boliviensis isolate mSaiBol1 chromosome 14, mSaiBol1.pri, whole genome shotgun sequence encodes:
- the LOC101029527 gene encoding insulin growth factor-like family member 1 — translation MVPRGCILAVLAAVCISRLLCSHGAPVVPTSPYLMLCQPHLRCGDKFYDPLQHCCYDDAVVPLTRTQRCGNCTFRVCFEQCCSRTLMVKLIGQNCNSASTLDDRLCHS, via the exons ATGGTTCCCCGAGGCTGCATCCTGG CTGTCTTGGCTGCTGTCTGCATCTCCAGGCTCCTCTGCTCACATGGAGCCCCAG TGGTCCCCACAAGTCCTTACCTGATGCTGTGCCAGCCACACCTGAGATGTGGGGACAAGTTCTATGACCCCCTGCAGCACTGTTGCTATGACGATGCTGTCGTGCCCTTGACCAGGACCCAGAGGTGTGGAAACTGCACCTTCAGAGTCTGCTTCGAGCAGTGCTGTTCCCGGACCTTGATGGTGAAGCTGATAGGCCAGAACTGCAACTCGGCCTCAACCTTGGATGACAGGCTTTGTCACAG CTGA